A stretch of Candidatus Eremiobacteraceae bacterium DNA encodes these proteins:
- the pqqC gene encoding pyrroloquinoline-quinone synthase PqqC produces MLERDAFVARLTAVGAERYHDKHPFQVMMNAGSLSPDQLRMWAANRYYYQKSIPSKDAAILSTLPTREMRRRWIKRITDHDGTLENGGGGFEMWIALTRAVGLDEADVRSERFVQPGTRFAVDGYVTFARTQPWLPAVASSLTELFAPALMTQRLAALLAKYPWIDPAGLEYFRARIDIAPRDAEYALDWVCDHARTDEAQTACIDALRFKCDVLWAVLDATQAACGNASR; encoded by the coding sequence GTGCTTGAGCGAGACGCGTTCGTCGCCCGGCTCACGGCGGTCGGCGCGGAGCGCTACCACGATAAGCACCCATTTCAGGTTATGATGAACGCCGGCTCGCTGTCGCCGGACCAGCTGCGGATGTGGGCTGCGAACAGATACTACTACCAGAAGAGCATCCCGAGCAAAGATGCGGCGATCCTTTCGACGCTCCCGACGCGCGAGATGCGGCGGAGGTGGATCAAGCGCATCACCGATCACGACGGCACGCTCGAGAACGGCGGCGGCGGCTTCGAGATGTGGATAGCGTTGACGCGAGCGGTCGGTCTCGACGAGGCTGACGTTCGGTCGGAGCGGTTCGTCCAGCCCGGGACGCGATTCGCCGTCGACGGCTACGTGACGTTTGCGCGCACGCAGCCATGGCTGCCGGCGGTCGCTTCGTCGCTCACCGAACTTTTCGCGCCTGCGCTCATGACGCAGCGTCTCGCCGCGCTGCTCGCGAAGTATCCGTGGATAGACCCGGCGGGTCTGGAATATTTCCGCGCGCGGATCGACATCGCGCCGCGCGATGCGGAGTACGCGCTCGATTGGGTGTGCGATCACGCGCGAACAGACGAAGCGCAGACCGCGTGCATCGACGCGCTCCGCTTCAAGTGCGACGTGCTCTGGGCGGTGCTCGACGCCACGCAAGCCGCATGCGGCAACGCATCGAGATGA
- the pqqD gene encoding pyrroloquinoline quinone biosynthesis peptide chaperone PqqD — translation MRQRIEMSAGSAGPVRLARGVRFRRLPDGAGVLLVPEGVVNLSQSAAAIAELIDGERSSSDIAAALTQTFDAPQDAIESDVNDLLLRFAGNTWLDDGPQS, via the coding sequence ATGCGGCAACGCATCGAGATGAGCGCGGGATCCGCAGGGCCCGTCCGCCTCGCGCGCGGCGTCCGCTTCCGCCGTTTGCCGGACGGCGCCGGCGTACTGCTCGTGCCCGAAGGAGTCGTCAATCTGAGCCAAAGCGCCGCCGCGATCGCAGAGCTCATCGACGGCGAGCGATCCTCATCCGACATCGCCGCCGCGCTGACGCAGACGTTCGACGCTCCGCAGGACGCCATAGAATCGGACGTAAACGATTTGCTCTTGCGCTTCGCCGGCAACACGTGGCTCGACGACGGACCGCAAAGCTGA